From Rhinolophus sinicus isolate RSC01 linkage group LG15, ASM3656204v1, whole genome shotgun sequence, the proteins below share one genomic window:
- the CNTD1 gene encoding cyclin N-terminal domain-containing protein 1 isoform X3 translates to MVKQAENICKQATIQLRDKTEPQNWRALKEQLFNKFILRLMSCVQLASKLSFHYKIISNITVLNFLQALGYLHTKEELLESELDVLKSLNFQINLPTPLAYVEMLLEVLGYNGCLVPTTQLHATCLTLLDLVYLLREPIYESLLRASIENSTPSQLQGEKFVSVKEDFMLLAVGIIAASAFIQNHECWSQVVGHLQSITGITLESITAFSYAILTHSVGANTPGPQQPIPPHLAARALRAAASSNT, encoded by the exons ATGGTTAAGCAGGCAGAGAATATCTGCAAGCAAGCCACCATCCAGCTGAGAGATAAGACAGAGCCTCAGAATTGGAGGGCTCTGAAAGAGCAGCTTTTCAACAAGTTTATCCTGCGTCTTATGTCATGTGTTCAGCTGGCGAGCAAACTTTCTTTCCACTACAAA ATAATCAGCAACATCACAGTCCTGAATTTCCTCCAAGCTCTAGGGTATCTGCACACTAAAGAAGAACTGCTGGAGTCAGAGCTTGATGTTTTGAAGTCCCTGAACTTCCAAATCAATCTGCCTACTCCCCTGGCTTATGTGGAGATGCTCCTGGAGGTTCTAG GATACAATGGCTGTTTGGTCCCAACTACACAGCTGCATGCAACCTGCCTGACCCTGCTCGACCTAGTCTATCTTTTGCGTGAACCCATATATGAGAGCTTGCTGAGGGCTTCGATTGAGAACTCCACACCCAGTCAACTGCAAGG GGAAAAGTTCGTTTCAGTGAAGGAAGATTTCATGCTGTTGGCAGTAGGAATCATTGCAGCAAGTGCTTTCATCCAAAACCATGAGTGTTGGAGCCAG GTTGTGGGGCATTTGCAGAGCATCACCGGCATTACGTTGGAGAGTATCACCGCGTTCTCTTACGCAATCCTGACTCACAGCGTGGGAGCCAACACTCCAGGGCCACAGCAGCCTATTCCTCCCCACCTGGCAGCCAGAGCTCTGAGGGCTGCTGCTTCCTCCAACACATGA